A region of Streptomyces sp. R44 DNA encodes the following proteins:
- a CDS encoding energy-coupling factor ABC transporter permease, with amino-acid sequence MHVPDGFINAPVSAAAGVVAAGAVAVGLRGARRELGGTSRAGGYGGERTAPLAGLVAAFIFAVQMLNFPVAAGTSGHLLGGALAAILVGPWTGVLCIAVVLLMQGILFADGGLTALGVNITVMGVVTVVVAYALFRGLVLVLPRTRRSVTVASFAAALVSVPAAAAAFTLIYAIGGTTDVPVPKVLTAMVGVHVLIGVGEAVITMLTVGAVVAVRPDLVYGARGLTAPLKLRVDGELVDATPPAPAEKGSPKKLWIGGVVTALVLAGFVSFYASASPDGLEKVAADKGIDRNVEEHAAADSPLADYGVKGIEAPRLSGGLAGVIGVGATLAVGTGAFWVVRRRKAAAVEA; translated from the coding sequence GTGCATGTACCTGACGGATTCATCAACGCGCCCGTGTCGGCCGCAGCCGGTGTCGTCGCCGCCGGCGCCGTCGCCGTCGGCCTGCGCGGAGCGCGCCGCGAGCTTGGGGGCACCTCCCGTGCCGGAGGCTACGGGGGAGAGCGGACCGCGCCGCTCGCGGGCCTCGTCGCGGCGTTCATCTTCGCCGTCCAGATGCTGAACTTCCCGGTCGCCGCCGGGACCAGCGGACACCTCCTCGGCGGCGCGCTCGCCGCGATCCTCGTCGGGCCCTGGACCGGCGTCCTGTGCATCGCCGTCGTCCTGCTCATGCAGGGCATCCTCTTCGCCGACGGCGGCCTCACCGCCCTCGGCGTGAACATCACCGTCATGGGCGTCGTCACCGTCGTCGTGGCCTACGCGCTCTTCCGCGGCCTGGTCCTCGTCCTGCCGCGCACCCGCCGCTCGGTGACGGTGGCCTCCTTCGCCGCCGCGCTCGTCTCCGTACCGGCCGCGGCCGCCGCCTTCACCCTCATCTACGCGATCGGCGGCACCACCGACGTCCCCGTCCCCAAGGTCCTCACGGCCATGGTCGGCGTGCACGTCCTCATCGGCGTCGGCGAGGCCGTCATCACCATGCTGACCGTCGGCGCCGTCGTCGCCGTCCGCCCCGACCTGGTCTACGGCGCCCGCGGCCTGACCGCGCCGCTCAAGCTCCGCGTGGACGGCGAGCTGGTCGACGCCACGCCCCCGGCCCCCGCCGAGAAGGGCTCCCCGAAGAAGCTGTGGATCGGCGGCGTGGTCACCGCCCTCGTCCTCGCCGGCTTCGTCTCCTTCTACGCCTCCGCCAGCCCCGACGGCCTGGAGAAGGTCGCCGCCGACAAGGGCATCGACAGGAACGTCGAGGAGCACGCCGCCGCCGACTCCCCGCTCGCCGACTACGGCGTCAAGGGCATCGAGGCCCCCCGGCTCTCCGGCGGCCTCGCCGGCGTCATCGGCGTCGGCGCGACCCTGGCCGTCGGCACCGGCGCCTTCTGGGTCGTCCGCCGCCGCAAGGCCGCCGCCGTGGAGGCGTGA
- a CDS encoding YbaK/EbsC family protein, whose product MTTDVTGVGTYEKLLALLDERGAAYRVIEHAPEGATEAVSALRGHTLDRAAKCIIAMVKIGKKEKRFALVVVPGDRRIDLNAVKALYGGTYVSFASPEIAEELAGSPSGTILPFAFDERLELIVDPDLLVHEEFFFNAARLDRSLALAAEDYRTIAEPRVERVSS is encoded by the coding sequence ATGACCACGGATGTCACGGGTGTCGGCACGTACGAGAAGCTGCTCGCCCTGCTCGACGAGCGCGGCGCGGCCTACCGGGTGATCGAGCACGCCCCCGAGGGCGCCACCGAGGCGGTCAGCGCGCTGCGCGGCCACACGCTCGACCGGGCGGCCAAGTGCATCATCGCCATGGTGAAGATCGGCAAGAAGGAGAAGCGCTTCGCGCTCGTCGTCGTACCGGGCGACCGGCGCATCGACCTCAACGCGGTGAAGGCGCTGTACGGCGGCACGTACGTCTCCTTCGCCTCCCCGGAGATCGCCGAGGAGCTCGCGGGCTCCCCGAGCGGCACGATCCTGCCGTTCGCCTTCGACGAGCGCCTCGAACTGATCGTGGACCCGGACCTGTTGGTCCACGAGGAGTTCTTCTTCAACGCGGCCCGCCTCGACCGCTCGCTGGCCCTGGCCGCGGAGGACTACCGCACGATCGCGGAGCCGCGAGTGGAACGGGTCTCCTCCTGA
- the cbiQ gene encoding cobalt ECF transporter T component CbiQ — MGAGHAHRLYRPGHSPVHELPPHTKLAAVLGFVVVVVSTPREAVWAFALYAVLLGAVAAKARIPAGFLLKRLLIEIPFVAFALLMPFVVPGEQTELLGVSLSVPGLWGAWNVLAKGTLGVAASVLLASTTELRALVLGLQRLKLPPLLVQIASFMIRYGDVITDEMRRMSVARRSRGFEASGVRHWGVLAKSAGALFIRSYERGERVHLAMVSRGYSGTMPVIDEVTATRAQWAYAAALPLTALLICLLGWTL, encoded by the coding sequence ATGGGAGCGGGGCACGCGCACAGGCTCTACCGGCCCGGGCACTCGCCGGTCCACGAGCTGCCCCCGCACACCAAGCTCGCCGCCGTCCTCGGCTTCGTCGTGGTCGTCGTCTCGACGCCCCGCGAGGCCGTCTGGGCCTTCGCCCTCTACGCGGTGCTCCTCGGGGCCGTCGCCGCGAAGGCCCGGATCCCGGCCGGCTTCCTGCTCAAGCGGCTGCTCATCGAGATCCCGTTCGTCGCCTTCGCGCTCCTCATGCCCTTCGTGGTGCCCGGCGAGCAGACCGAGCTCCTCGGGGTGTCGCTGAGCGTCCCCGGCCTGTGGGGCGCCTGGAACGTCCTCGCCAAGGGCACCCTCGGCGTCGCCGCCTCCGTGCTCCTCGCCTCCACCACCGAGCTGCGGGCCCTGGTCCTCGGCCTCCAGCGGCTCAAGCTGCCGCCGCTGCTCGTCCAGATCGCCTCGTTCATGATCCGGTACGGCGACGTCATCACCGACGAGATGCGCCGCATGTCCGTCGCCCGTCGCTCCCGCGGCTTCGAGGCCAGCGGCGTCCGCCACTGGGGCGTCCTCGCCAAGTCCGCGGGCGCGCTCTTCATCCGCTCGTACGAGCGCGGCGAACGCGTCCACCTCGCCATGGTCAGCCGCGGCTACAGCGGCACCATGCCGGTCATCGACGAGGTGACCGCCACCCGCGCCCAGTGGGCCTACGCCGCCGCGCTGCCGCTCACCGCACTCCTGATCTGCCTCCTGGGATGGACCCTATGA
- a CDS encoding serine hydrolase domain-containing protein yields the protein MDVQGTVAAGWEPVRDAFLSNFEQRGERGAAVAVHRDGEKVVDLWAGTKDADGTDPWTADTAQVVRSATKGVSAAVPLLLHERGQLDLDAPVSSYWPEFKARGKDRVTVRQLLAHRAGVPVLDTPLTLAEAVDLDTATRAIAAQAPVWEPGTAHGYHPHTFSWLLSGLVHRATGRTIGRWVAEEITGPLGLDLWIGLPESETHRVGRLGPVEEIDPPGSGALKLRPKRSVTEAYQDPASLTRRAFGVIEPKPDENDPVYRAAELPGSAGVATARALARFYAATLGPVDGAERLFAPATLALARTEESAGLDKVLLVGTRFGLGHMLHGPASPLLGPSSFGHPGRGGSLGFADPDAGIAFGYVTNGMRKTVTADPRAQALVRAVRSVTG from the coding sequence GTGGACGTCCAGGGCACGGTGGCGGCGGGCTGGGAGCCGGTCAGGGACGCGTTCCTGAGCAACTTCGAGCAGCGGGGCGAGCGCGGGGCGGCCGTCGCCGTCCATCGGGACGGCGAGAAGGTCGTCGACCTGTGGGCGGGCACGAAGGACGCCGACGGCACGGATCCGTGGACGGCGGACACCGCCCAGGTCGTCCGCTCCGCCACCAAGGGCGTCTCCGCCGCCGTCCCCCTGCTCCTGCACGAGCGCGGGCAGCTCGACCTGGACGCCCCCGTCTCCTCGTACTGGCCCGAGTTCAAGGCCCGCGGCAAGGACCGGGTCACCGTGCGGCAGCTCCTCGCGCACCGGGCGGGTGTCCCGGTCCTCGACACCCCGCTCACCCTCGCCGAGGCGGTCGACCTGGACACCGCCACGCGCGCGATCGCCGCCCAGGCCCCCGTCTGGGAGCCCGGCACCGCCCACGGCTACCACCCCCACACCTTCAGCTGGCTGCTCTCCGGCCTGGTCCACCGGGCGACCGGCCGCACCATAGGCCGCTGGGTAGCCGAGGAGATCACCGGGCCCCTCGGCCTCGACCTGTGGATCGGCCTGCCCGAGTCCGAGACCCACCGGGTCGGCCGGCTCGGCCCCGTCGAGGAGATCGACCCGCCGGGCAGCGGCGCCCTCAAGCTCCGCCCCAAGCGCTCCGTCACCGAGGCCTACCAGGACCCCGCCTCCCTCACCCGGCGCGCCTTCGGGGTCATCGAGCCCAAGCCCGACGAGAACGACCCCGTCTACCGGGCCGCCGAACTGCCCGGCTCGGCCGGCGTCGCCACCGCCCGCGCCCTCGCCCGCTTCTACGCCGCGACCCTCGGCCCCGTCGACGGTGCCGAGCGCCTCTTCGCCCCCGCCACCCTGGCCCTCGCCCGCACCGAGGAGTCCGCGGGCCTGGACAAGGTGCTGCTGGTCGGGACGCGCTTCGGCCTCGGCCACATGCTGCACGGCCCGGCCTCGCCGCTCCTCGGCCCCTCGTCCTTCGGCCACCCCGGCCGCGGCGGCTCCCTCGGCTTCGCCGACCCGGACGCCGGGATCGCCTTCGGGTACGTCACCAACGGCATGCGGAAGACGGTCACGGCCGACCCGCGCGCCCAGGCCCTGGTGCGCGCGGTGCGCTCGGTGACGGGCTGA
- a CDS encoding MMPL family transporter has protein sequence MATFLYKLGRTAFRRRRLVALLWVALLAVAGIGAATAPTATSSSFSIPGTEAQRAFDLLEERFPGAGADGATARVVFKAPQGQKMTDPAHKAVVEETVAALKSGSDQIVQVTDPYTAHAVSQDGSTAYVSVSYKVNAMELTDETREALKDTGHNAQGKGLTVEIGGDALQTMPEQGASEAIGIVLAGIVLVVTFGSLVAAGLPLLTAIIGVGIGVSSITALANVLDLGTTTSTLASMIGLAVGIDYALFIVSRYRAELAEGREKEDAAGRAVGTAGSAVVFAGLTVVIALVGLAVVNIPMLTKMGFAAAGTVVIAVLIALTLIPALLGFAGDKVVSRKQRKGIAKPSDKPNGGTRWARFVIRRPLMVLIVGVLGLGAIAVPAASLEMGLPDDGVKPTSTSERRAYDALSDGFGPGFNGPLLVVVDGDKATADRTVSTIKGLDGWAAVTPPTPNKAGDAAMITVIPKDRPSSTATEGLVHDIRDATGDDVLVTGATAMNIDFSQKMNDALVPYLALVVGLAFVLLTLVFRSVLVPLKAALGFLLSVVAALGAVVAVFQWGWLGGLFGVEQTGPIMSMMPIFMVGVVFGLAMDYEVFLVTRMREAYVHGERPGEAIVTGFRHSARVVTAAAVIMIAVFSGFIGMDDQMVKMIGFGLAAAVLFDAFVVRMAIVPAVLALLGRKAWWLPKWLDRILPNVDVEGEGLAKSPGDQGAAKPDLVKV, from the coding sequence GTGGCCACGTTCCTCTACAAGTTGGGCCGCACCGCCTTCCGGCGCCGACGGCTCGTCGCCCTCCTCTGGGTGGCGCTCCTCGCGGTCGCCGGCATCGGTGCCGCCACCGCGCCCACCGCCACCTCCAGCTCCTTCTCGATCCCCGGCACCGAGGCCCAGCGCGCCTTCGACCTGCTCGAAGAGCGCTTCCCGGGCGCCGGAGCCGACGGGGCCACCGCCCGCGTCGTCTTCAAGGCCCCCCAGGGCCAGAAGATGACCGACCCGGCGCACAAGGCCGTCGTCGAGGAGACCGTCGCCGCGCTCAAGTCCGGCTCGGACCAGATCGTCCAGGTCACCGACCCGTACACCGCGCACGCCGTCTCGCAGGACGGCTCCACCGCCTACGTCTCGGTCTCCTACAAGGTCAACGCCATGGAGCTGACCGACGAGACCCGCGAGGCCCTCAAGGACACCGGCCACAACGCGCAGGGCAAGGGGCTGACCGTCGAGATCGGCGGCGACGCGCTCCAGACCATGCCCGAGCAGGGCGCGAGCGAGGCCATCGGCATCGTCCTCGCGGGCATCGTGCTCGTCGTCACCTTCGGCTCGCTCGTCGCGGCCGGGCTCCCGCTGCTCACCGCGATCATCGGCGTCGGCATCGGCGTCTCGTCGATCACCGCGCTCGCGAACGTCCTGGACCTCGGCACCACCACCTCCACCCTCGCGTCGATGATCGGCCTCGCCGTCGGCATCGACTACGCCCTCTTCATCGTCTCCCGCTACCGCGCGGAGCTCGCCGAGGGCCGTGAGAAGGAGGACGCCGCCGGGCGCGCGGTCGGCACGGCCGGCTCGGCCGTCGTCTTCGCCGGACTCACCGTCGTCATCGCCCTGGTCGGCCTGGCCGTCGTCAACATCCCGATGCTGACGAAGATGGGCTTCGCCGCCGCCGGCACGGTCGTGATCGCGGTCCTCATCGCGCTCACCCTCATCCCGGCCCTGCTCGGCTTCGCCGGTGACAAGGTCGTCAGCCGCAAGCAGCGCAAGGGCATCGCCAAGCCGAGCGACAAGCCCAACGGCGGCACCCGCTGGGCCCGTTTCGTCATCCGCCGCCCGCTGATGGTGCTGATCGTCGGAGTCCTCGGCCTCGGCGCGATCGCCGTGCCCGCCGCCTCCCTGGAGATGGGCCTCCCGGACGACGGCGTGAAGCCGACCTCCACCTCCGAGCGCAGGGCGTACGACGCGCTGTCCGACGGCTTCGGCCCCGGCTTCAACGGCCCGCTGCTCGTCGTCGTGGACGGGGACAAGGCGACCGCCGACAGGACGGTCTCCACGATCAAGGGCCTCGACGGCTGGGCGGCGGTCACTCCGCCGACCCCGAACAAGGCCGGCGACGCCGCGATGATCACGGTGATCCCGAAGGACCGGCCGTCCTCGACCGCCACCGAGGGCCTGGTCCACGACATCCGCGACGCCACGGGCGACGACGTCCTGGTCACCGGCGCCACCGCGATGAACATCGACTTCTCGCAGAAGATGAACGACGCGCTCGTGCCGTACCTGGCGCTGGTCGTCGGCCTCGCCTTCGTGCTCCTGACCCTGGTCTTCCGCTCGGTCCTCGTCCCGCTGAAGGCGGCCCTCGGCTTCCTGCTCTCGGTGGTCGCGGCCCTCGGCGCGGTCGTCGCGGTCTTCCAGTGGGGCTGGCTCGGCGGCCTCTTCGGGGTCGAGCAGACCGGCCCGATCATGTCGATGATGCCGATCTTCATGGTGGGTGTCGTCTTCGGCCTCGCGATGGACTACGAGGTCTTCCTCGTCACCCGGATGCGCGAGGCGTACGTGCACGGCGAGCGTCCCGGCGAGGCGATCGTGACCGGCTTCCGGCACAGCGCCCGGGTGGTCACCGCAGCCGCGGTGATCATGATCGCGGTCTTCTCCGGCTTCATCGGCATGGACGACCAGATGGTCAAGATGATCGGCTTCGGCCTCGCGGCGGCGGTCCTCTTCGACGCCTTCGTGGTCCGCATGGCGATCGTCCCGGCCGTCCTCGCCCTGCTCGGCCGCAAGGCCTGGTGGCTGCCGAAGTGGCTGGACCGGATCCTGCCCAACGTGGACGTGGAGGGCGAGGGCCTCGCGAAGTCCCCGGGTGATCAGGGCGCCGCGAAGCCGGACCTCGTGAAGGTCTGA
- a CDS encoding TetR/AcrR family transcriptional regulator, with protein sequence MARSRLTPERESELYAAVLDLLREVGYDALTMDAVAARTHSSKATLYRQWGSKPELVARAMRHNKPVDITEIDTGSLRGDIEAMLAHTDDCQMDKDAALMRGLAHAVHTNPELHRALRELLIEPEMNGLDEVLRRAVRRGEIPADNPALKLVPHMLIGAFIARPLIDDQPVDKAFLSAYFDAVVLPSLGA encoded by the coding sequence ATGGCACGCAGCAGACTCACTCCCGAGCGGGAGTCCGAGCTGTACGCGGCCGTGCTCGACCTCCTCCGCGAGGTCGGCTACGACGCCCTCACCATGGACGCCGTCGCCGCCCGCACCCACTCCAGCAAGGCCACCCTCTACCGCCAGTGGGGGAGCAAGCCCGAGCTGGTCGCACGGGCCATGCGGCACAACAAGCCGGTCGACATCACCGAGATCGACACCGGCTCCCTGCGGGGCGACATCGAGGCGATGCTCGCCCACACCGACGACTGCCAGATGGACAAGGACGCCGCGCTGATGCGGGGTCTGGCCCATGCCGTGCACACCAACCCCGAACTGCACCGGGCGCTGCGCGAGCTGCTCATCGAACCCGAGATGAACGGCCTCGACGAGGTGCTGCGCCGAGCGGTCCGCAGGGGCGAGATCCCCGCCGACAACCCGGCGCTGAAGCTCGTCCCGCACATGCTGATCGGTGCGTTCATCGCCCGCCCGCTGATCGACGATCAGCCGGTCGACAAAGCGTTCCTCAGCGCCTACTTCGACGCCGTGGTGCTCCCCTCACTCGGCGCCTGA
- a CDS encoding energy-coupling factor ABC transporter ATP-binding protein: MTASLEVRGLAYAYPDGHQALFGVDLTVGRGERVALLGPNGAGKTTLVLHLNGILTGGAGSVTVAGLPVGKKHMAEIRRKVGIVFQDPDDQLFMPTVREDVAFGPAAAGVRGAELEAVVQQALARVGMAEFADRPPHHLSFGQRRRVAVATVLAMEPEILVLDEPSSNLDPASRRELADILKALDVTVLMVTHDLPYALELCPRSVILSEGVIAEDGPTAAILSDEETMARHRLELPFGFVPSSVA; the protein is encoded by the coding sequence ATGACCGCCTCGCTGGAAGTGCGCGGGCTCGCGTACGCCTACCCCGACGGCCACCAGGCCCTCTTCGGCGTCGACCTGACCGTCGGGCGCGGCGAGCGCGTCGCCCTCCTCGGCCCGAACGGCGCCGGCAAGACCACCCTCGTCCTCCACCTCAACGGCATCCTCACCGGCGGCGCGGGCAGCGTCACCGTCGCCGGGCTCCCGGTCGGCAAGAAGCACATGGCGGAGATCCGGCGGAAGGTCGGCATCGTCTTCCAGGACCCCGACGACCAGCTGTTCATGCCGACCGTCCGCGAGGACGTGGCCTTCGGCCCGGCGGCGGCCGGGGTGCGGGGCGCCGAGCTGGAGGCCGTCGTGCAGCAGGCCCTCGCCAGGGTCGGGATGGCGGAGTTCGCCGACCGGCCCCCGCACCACCTGTCCTTCGGGCAGCGCCGCCGGGTCGCCGTCGCGACCGTCCTCGCCATGGAGCCGGAGATCCTCGTCCTCGACGAGCCGTCCTCCAACCTGGACCCCGCCTCGCGCCGCGAGCTCGCCGACATCCTCAAGGCACTGGACGTCACCGTCCTCATGGTCACCCACGACCTGCCGTACGCGCTGGAGCTCTGCCCGCGCTCGGTGATCCTCAGCGAGGGCGTGATCGCCGAGGACGGCCCGACCGCCGCGATCCTCTCGGACGAGGAGACGATGGCCCGTCACCGCCTGGAGCTGCCGTTCGGCTTCGTACCGAGCTCCGTCGCCTGA
- a CDS encoding SsgA family sporulation/cell division regulator, whose protein sequence is MAAVDDRAIDDHAKGRIISDAPLSRPVPVALRYDPGFSPATVRFVFPGAVEWSFPRALLETGMRTPTRRGDIGVWPCGRVQTVVELHRDDGVTVVQFDTTALLRFLKHTYAASTSMTTH, encoded by the coding sequence ATGGCCGCCGTAGACGACCGCGCAATCGACGACCATGCCAAGGGACGGATCATCAGCGACGCCCCGCTCTCCCGCCCCGTCCCGGTGGCCCTCCGCTACGACCCCGGCTTCTCCCCCGCGACGGTCCGCTTCGTCTTCCCCGGCGCCGTCGAGTGGTCCTTCCCGCGCGCCCTCCTGGAGACGGGGATGCGCACCCCGACCCGCCGCGGCGACATCGGCGTCTGGCCCTGCGGCCGCGTCCAGACGGTCGTCGAGCTCCACCGGGACGACGGGGTGACGGTCGTGCAGTTCGACACCACGGCGCTGCTCCGCTTCCTGAAGCACACGTACGCCGCCAGTACGTCGATGACGACGCACTGA
- a CDS encoding LysE family translocator, with product MGQLIAVAVITILAVISPGADFAMTVRNSYLYGRTAGVLAAVGISLGVLVHVTYTMLGVGLLVTRTPMLFTAMKLIGAAYLVYIGYKTFVTKAQVDIDLSSDSGLTKAGALRTGFLTNALNPKTMLFVLSTYTQVVSGDTPVFQQIGYGLFMSLAHLVWFALAAVLFSNQSLRTRLLQRQSVLNKVIGTVLVGLGMVLALTPSMA from the coding sequence ATGGGTCAGCTCATCGCCGTAGCGGTCATCACCATTCTGGCAGTCATCAGTCCCGGCGCGGACTTCGCGATGACCGTACGGAACAGCTATTTGTACGGGCGGACCGCCGGAGTTCTCGCCGCCGTCGGCATTTCCCTGGGCGTTCTCGTCCATGTCACCTACACCATGCTGGGCGTGGGACTTCTGGTGACCCGGACCCCGATGCTTTTCACGGCGATGAAACTGATCGGCGCCGCGTACCTGGTGTACATCGGATACAAGACCTTCGTCACCAAGGCGCAGGTGGACATCGACCTGTCGAGCGACTCCGGCCTGACGAAGGCGGGGGCGCTGCGGACCGGATTCCTGACGAACGCGCTCAACCCGAAGACGATGCTCTTCGTGCTGAGCACCTACACCCAGGTCGTCAGCGGCGACACCCCGGTCTTCCAGCAGATCGGCTACGGCCTGTTCATGTCGCTCGCGCACCTGGTCTGGTTCGCGCTGGCCGCGGTGCTCTTCTCCAACCAGTCCCTGCGGACACGGCTGCTGCAGCGGCAGAGCGTGCTCAACAAGGTCATCGGGACCGTCCTCGTCGGGCTCGGGATGGTGCTGGCCCTCACGCCGTCCATGGCCTGA
- a CDS encoding ArsR family transcriptional regulator, with protein MIEIPLRRSGYGTVRIADSRLWETYGSIGLLSSRRGLAPWPYTNWDRAARRSLTRAEVTIPGWLVPLYRARGGALPSFLLPVPDPSRGDLTADLAALAAVPPARVRQELEQWFPQGVPPEVGPLYADPRARLAELGEFVPRYWRAAMAPYAAPLRVATEEDILLRARILATQGPERLLGSLRGRRLTRRDDVLRLHVGPVVRDRTAVPCVSRLILVPLVFGKGAPYSASAPDGTTAVAYQAEGAAVLLGDAPPPGRRGLAEAPARGDRLDILLGRSRAGVVRGLVAPTTTSDLAATLGLAPSTVSEHLTALVAAGVVRRRREGVRVLYELDGPGVALLRHMDNRRRVNAPENQTS; from the coding sequence GTGATCGAGATTCCGCTGCGGCGGTCCGGATACGGAACGGTCCGGATCGCCGACAGCCGGCTCTGGGAGACGTACGGCAGCATCGGGCTGCTCTCCTCGCGGCGCGGGCTCGCGCCCTGGCCGTACACCAACTGGGACCGGGCGGCCCGCCGTTCGCTGACCCGGGCCGAGGTGACCATCCCGGGCTGGCTCGTCCCGCTGTACCGCGCCCGCGGGGGCGCGCTCCCCTCCTTCCTCCTCCCCGTCCCGGACCCCTCAAGGGGCGACCTGACGGCGGACCTCGCGGCCCTCGCCGCCGTGCCCCCGGCCCGTGTCAGGCAGGAGCTGGAGCAGTGGTTCCCGCAGGGCGTTCCCCCCGAGGTGGGGCCCCTGTACGCGGATCCGCGGGCCCGCCTCGCCGAACTCGGCGAGTTCGTCCCCCGGTACTGGCGGGCGGCCATGGCCCCCTACGCGGCGCCCCTGCGGGTCGCGACGGAGGAGGACATCCTGCTGCGGGCCCGGATCCTCGCCACCCAGGGCCCGGAGCGGCTGCTCGGCTCCCTGCGCGGACGGCGGCTCACCCGGCGGGACGACGTGCTGAGGCTGCACGTCGGCCCCGTGGTGCGCGACCGGACCGCGGTGCCCTGCGTCTCCCGGCTGATCCTCGTCCCCCTGGTGTTCGGCAAGGGAGCCCCGTACTCCGCGTCCGCCCCGGACGGCACGACGGCCGTCGCCTACCAGGCCGAGGGGGCCGCCGTCCTGCTCGGGGATGCGCCGCCGCCGGGCCGCCGGGGCCTCGCCGAGGCGCCCGCGCGCGGGGACCGGCTCGACATCCTGCTCGGCCGCAGCCGGGCCGGCGTCGTCCGCGGCCTCGTCGCGCCCACCACCACCTCGGACCTCGCCGCGACCCTGGGCCTGGCCCCGAGCACCGTCTCCGAGCACCTCACGGCCCTGGTCGCCGCGGGCGTGGTGCGCCGGCGCCGGGAGGGCGTGCGCGTGCTGTACGAACTCGACGGCCCGGGTGTCGCGCTGCTCCGGCACATGGACAACAGGCGTAGGGTCAACGCGCCGGAGAACCAAACCAGTTGA